ctaatggaTGACATGGGTGTGAAAGGTGTTGGGGTTGTGCAGTGGCATAATATTCattacctattctcaggataggtcatcaatatcagactggccgGGGTCCATCTCCCCGCACCTCTACCGACCGGCTCATGTGagtgctgcatcctcttcaatATTTGCCTGCACAACTTTTCCCTTGTGGCGGTGCACTGTAACTACAACAGTCCatcacatttatttttttgcttttaaattggtcttaaaaaaaaatcaatgtttTTCACTTTAAAACAGAAGTACTGTAGATCAGTTTAGGAGTTTTCCCCGCACATTTTTGAGTAGATTTCTCAGCCTTTCCGCACCAAATTTACttgctgtttttttgttgttgttgagaTTTTGCCCTGATCTCTCCCTTAGCATTGCAAAAGgtaaaatccacacaaaaaaatgtgCAGAAACAATgaaaatgctgcagatttcaaaatccacacagcaggtcaatttccccatggaagaaaaaaagcaaagtgttcatgagatttgtcaaatctcattcCCTTTGCCGGTACCGTATTATGCTGTGGTTTTTCCACACCAAAATCCACAATGTGTACAGGTATGGACTCCCAAGCTTAGTGTGAACTTAACCTACGGAGAACTTTTTTCCCGACACTCGTGTGGTATAGGAATGGCAACTGAGAGCCAGGCCTGATCGATCAACATCTTGGTCAGGCTGCCTAATGGCGAGGCGATAATGTAAAGTAAGGAAAGTGGGGACCTTTGATTCCTTTGGAATAAGTAACGTTTGGCCTTTGGACCCCTAGAGTATATAGAGCTGTAATTTATTACACGTTTATTATGTTTAGCAAATGTAATGCATGTTTACTTACATTTctgcgtttttattttttctacctgTGTAAGGTGACCGAAACAGAAGATGACAGTGATAGCGATAGTGATGATGACGACGACGACGTCCATGTAACTATAGGAGATATTAAAACAGGAGCTCCTCAGTATGGGTATGTAGCTACTGCTTTAAAGCTAGGTTGAACTTGTATGCAATTCATTCTCATAACGTTTAAATACTTATTCTTTTAGGAGCTATGGGACAACCCCAGTTAACCTGAATATTAAAACTGGAGGCAGAATCTATGGATCTTCTGGTAAGCTACAACTTAGTTATTGCAATCTTGCCATTTACGGATGGGTTATCCTctttcagaaaaataaaaagcagcaggacatgctagaaaatgaaaaaaatacaattacCTTTTCCATTCCCCACTGATCTAGTGCAGACGCTCTAGTGGTCCCTCCAGTCTTTGTTTGCTGTAGGCCAACACATAACAGTTGCAGCCAATCGGTGGtctcagcagtcacatgccatACTACTACTCTCACTGGCTGCAGCTGTCATGTCCTGGCCATTTGCGAACAATGACTGGGGGAACCACCAGAGCATGTGTGCTGGATCAGTGGAATTGAAGAGATGAAtagtatgtttttgttttgtttttcctctCCATATTTAGCTCATATGCTGCTGTCTTTATTAtcctccttaaccccttccctacatatggcataatagtacgtcatggggGCAAGTGACTTGCTGCATTTTGAAGTACTATTACATCACGGTgatccgggcccctgctgtatccgccggcatcgctgtaaaagcagacgccggcggattaaccccttctatgccgcggtcagcttgGAGCGcggcatagaaggtgcatgcggCAGGTGAGGttgcccatcgggtccccgcgctgctgtggcggggaccccatgggtgacaaggcagccccatgccatgcacaggctgcccaatgctttgcacggcatcgggacctgccttctacaggcatgattcgtttggtggtaaaagcagaattgagttatggattccgttaccatagaccacaatgcaattctatgacgaggtattccgttattcattcagtcataatagaagtcgatgggctgcaaaacggatccgtcccgtttcagtTAAGCAGGGTAGTCCTCTCCCGGATCAGTAGTGacggccatagacttctattatgacggaatgaataacggaatgcctttagaggtagGTGCCTTTGTGAGgctgttttggcacggtttttattttttttacaactttcatctgacagggtatatcatgtgctatttttatagagcaggttgttacggatgcaatgatatcaaatatgtctactttctttgtttgtagagatgagtgaatttcatgttatgaaattcgttcacgcctagtttggtggtaaaagcagaatggcgctagggattccgttaccacggaccataatgcaattctatgatggaatgcataatggaatgcctttaggggCTTTCGGTTATTCATtctgttataatagaagtctatggcctgcataatggatccgtcctgtttccgttatggaGGAgatgactcccctgcataacggaaacggtacggatccgttttgcagcccatagacttctattatgatggaatggttAACGCAATgcctctaaggctaggtctacacgacgacatttgtcgcgcggcaaaaagtcgcgcaacattttgttgcaccaatgtcgcgcgacaatttttataatggcagtctatggtgtcgcactgcaacatgcgacatgttgcgactgcgacgcgacagtcgcagaaaaatccatcttgaatggattttctgcgactgtcgcagtcgcagcatgtcgcatgttgcagtgcgacaccatagactgccattataaaaattgtcgcgcgacattggtgcaacaaaatgtcgcgcgacaaatgtcgtcatgtagacctagcctaaaggcattttgttatgcattccatcatagaattgcattatggtccgtggtaacggaatccctagcgccattctgcttttaccaccaaacgaagcgtgaacgaatttcataacatgaaattcgctcatctctacaaacaaagaaagtagacatatttgatatcattgcgtctgtaacaacctgctctataaaaatagtacatgatctaccctgtcagatgaatgttgtaaaaaaaattaaaacggtgccattTTTGGGCTACCTTGCCAAAAAactaaatatagagcaattaaaaatcatatgtaccccaaaatagtaccaataaaactggcaccttatcccctactttccaagatgtggtcactttttgggagtttctactgtagaggTGCATCAGGTGGCACAAATGGGATTTGGaatctaaaaccagtccagcaaaatctgccttccaaaaaccttatggcattcctttccttttgtgccctgccgtgcgcccttacatcagtttacaaccacatgtggggtgtttctgtaaactgcagaatcagggtaataaatattgagttttgtttggctgttaaccatcgatgtgttaaagaaaaaaatggattaaaatggaaaatctgccaaaaaagtgaaatttagacatttcatctctattttcctttaattcttgtggaacaactaaagggttaacaaagtttgtaaaatcagttgtgagtaacttgaggggtgtagtttctacaatggggtcatttatcgggggtttccactatgtaagccccacacagtgacttcagacctgaactggtccttaaaaagtggggtttggaaattttcttcaaatttttaataattgcttctaaatgtctaagccttgtaacgtcctaaaataaagtgacatttccaaaatgatgccaacataaagtggacatatggggaatgttgagtaataaatattttaggaggtatctctttctgttttaaaagcagagaaatttaaattttgaaaattgcgaagtAATCATGAAGTACaaagtgtcatgagaaaacaagctcagaatggcttgaattttttacatttttttgtggggtgaattaaaaataaaataaaaaatattacgaTGTTTGTTTTgttctaaaaatgacatgacgtcTTTATTTGCTACAATGACAGCAGTACTAAATTtgcattgtttttcttttgtttaactACTTTGAAAGAATTCAAATTTTCTTTGTATTGCCATTGGATCTatgaaactgttttttttttttttgtttttttttttaaaggttaacTATAGGCTCCACAATTTTGTTGTGGAGATTCCTATTGAAATGCAGAAGGAGCTCCTTCCCTTTCCTAACCCCACAAATGCTGCAGTCACTATAGgcaacatctgaggggttaaattaccAGGATCAGCCTCATTGCTGATAATTGTCATTGTCAATGGGTGCTGGCTTGGTTCAGGTTTTTTTATGCtaatttttcctctttttttttttctttttaataatggCTATGGTAAATTGGTGTGAACAGAAAATATAAATGTTATGGCTCTAAAAGTgcggggagtaaaaaatgaaaattgaacATTGCTcattcctgaaagggttaatgaccactctTTGGTGCACTGCACATTTTTGTATGTTACCTGCTGCTCATTGAACTAAAAAGAAAGTAATGCAGAAATGTGAGTTattctttattttacttttacagGAGGAAAAGTAAAGGGAGTGGATTTGGATGCCCCTGGCAGTATTAATGGAGTTCCTCTGGTGGATGTGGACTTGGATTCTTTTGAGGACAaaccttggagaaagccaggtaATTTTATGGACCATGTTACTGTCTGTTTACAGCAGGAGGAGTGCACATCCTAATTACAGGACCATGGTCTTCAGCCACTGGTACTACCTTCACCTATTGGTGTCTATAGGAACGTTATTGTAGAATCTTGTTTCTGATTTCTAGGCGCTGATCTCTCTGACTACTTCAATTATGGATTCAACGAAGATTCCTGGAAAGCCTACTGTGAAAAACAGAAGAGACTTCGGATGGGTCTGGAAGCACTTCCAGTCTCATCGTCAACGAATAAAATTACGGTACAATGAAAGACAGATTTGTATTTTACCTCTTGTAAAAGAGTAAGAGTATGTCCAGCAGCCAACATCTGTGGCCTATATATGCCAGTAGTAAGGAGGAAAATTCTGGCTCTTGTCCCTCACTAGTCTATGGAGAATGAAAGACTCAGTCAAGGAAGCACTCTTTcattaaaaaaaggtaaaaagttAATTCCGAATTGTCAATCCTACTTTGAGCACTGCAGGTTACGGATGTGGTGGGTCCTGTTCACACCGCGCTGCTCTCCAATAACTCCACTCTAACCACTTCAGCATGTGCCGACAGTCATCAATACGCCAATTACGGTCTTCTTGCCACATATCTATTCTATATTGGTCAAGACCATGAGTACCGCAATGAGTTTTAATCCCAAACcagcttttattatactcacaaacttgAGGAATACAGGCATATCAGATAATTTGACCGGTTTCCCCATCTATCACCCTGGCTTTGTCAGGGGTGCATATCCCGCCCATCAAGGGCGTGTTTTTTACATACAGATTCGGCTCCTCCTTCTACCTGCATAACATCCTCCCAATTTGCTTGTGCATTACAATAAATATTTAAAACCttaaaaatacatgattaaaaagCATACAAAAAAAATCGTTTTTACATCTAAAACAATACTGTCAAACAAAATCTCATCCCCTCTTATCAATGACCTCTCTTTCCGTTTCATAATCACATGTCCATGTATGGCCAATTAGAGATCACGATCATAATCCATTCATACAATCCCTACTGCCCCTCCCGTTGATTCCTGTTCACACCATCTAGTCTATACCTACTATAAgaatgattttttatatatagttcCCATTCTATACTCCTCTTACAGAAACATTATAATTTTACACAcagaaaacacagaaatatacaaACTAGCGCCTCCTTGGCGAAAGACAACATGTTTCTTTTTATACCAAACAGGGTTTCAAATCAAATTCCACATTTAACCCTAAAGGTTGCAGGGTTCCCAATTTGTAGATCCACTCTACCTCGCGGCGTttggacccccctccccccccgccATTTATTAGTCACGTGCAACAAACTTTAACCCTGATGGGTTtttattttgtgctttttttttaaatgtgctaaAACACTGTTTCtagtccttctttttttttttatatttctaacaTGTTCCTGTATGCGAGTTTTTAATTTTCTCAGGGTTTGTCCTACATACTGGAGTCCACATGGGCAATCCAACATGTAGCCGTCCCTATAGTTTCACAAGATAGTTCACCTTCAATCCTAAATGTACCCCCATTGCTTCTAGATACCACTTTTTTCTGACTCTTTTACCATGGCATACAAAAGCCGCACTCTATTTCATAGTCTGTCTCTACAGTGCATTTCATTCTCCTAAGACTACTGTGTAATATGCCGCATAGTCATAAGATTAGATATATCCAAACTGTTATCACAAGGTGGCAGCTCTTCCATAAGCCAGTTAAGCTCATATTAGACGTGCAGATTAATTCACGGATCAATGCTAACAAGCGTTCGTATGAATGCTCCTCAGCGATctagcagtgtaatactgctgccgattacccGTTCATTGGGCAATTGGAATCTTTACGAAGGTTTAAAAATGATTGTTTGCCGGGGGCAGGTCACGTTCTGCCTCCGGCAATGAATCATTGATTCCAATTGCCCAGTGAGGGACGagccatactgaggaggagatcgctgcatgtaatagtggTCTCCTCTGTTGCCagaaaggaacacttccttcccgacaatcgcctggatGATCTACTCGTGTATTTTAGAGTAGTTTCTTTAATGGTTGTGGATCAATTATTAGTCCATCGTTACCACATGTGACACTGTTAGCCTATGTGGATAGAGATTTTGGAAATGACCAGTATTTTACCAATCCAAGAGTTGCAATATAACCCTCGTGTCCTATAGCTCTTTGTGACACTGATGCTATAAGTCTTACAGTTATGCATCTTCTGTGTCTATGGTGTGaggtttgtatattttttttataggtacAGCAGGGAAGAACTGGAAATTCTGAGAAAGACGGTGTCTTACAGACAACAAAACCAGAGTTCACGTCTCCATCATCTTTATTTAAATCTGGGGCACCACCTCCAAGGTAAGAGTTTGTCTTGCTTGACCTCTACAGGCAGCTGTGCATGTAGCCCATAATAGCCAAGAAGATAGCAGTTGTATGTTTGCCCATATCCTTTACCTATGGGTAGTACCATCCATCCCCACCATCTGTGAATATGGTTGGGCTCTTCTCAATAACTCATAACTGAATCCTGGCACAGAGTAGTAAAGCCAATGTGCAGGGAGAACCAGTGCAGTGCTAAACCAACTCTGTGGCTCCGTCAGTTCCAGGATCAGTGGGGCCCTGACTTGTATGGATGGAGTATGCTAGAGATTAGAGAAAATTCCCAGGGATTCGAATCGCTGAATGGGTTTAAAGGGTGCACTTTCACAGACACTTCATTTTGGAAATGAGCCGGGCTCATAGGCTCCCAAGGATCATTTAGAATTGTTTAGGCTGGATTTCCTCCTAAATTTGCAAAAATGTTTAACGTGAAATCACTGGCTTTCTGGTGCAGTCGAGAATTGCCTTCAGTTTTCTGGTATTGGACCTATTTGCCCTGTTCTTGCTTAttctgtatttatatatattctatatttgcTTGTTACATGTTTGGTGACAGTGTTTCAGTATTTTCCTGCTATTTAAATGTTTTCCAGTAGAAAGCTCTCGGGCACAATTGACGTCATTGGACAAACCACCACAATAACTCGCGTGGAGGGCCGCCGACGAGGCGCTAATGAAAGCAATATTCAGGTATAGCGTTCTGCCACATTGACATGCTGTGCAACTGTTTATATCAGTACtggtgatttaaaggggttgtgtctggtCCATTGAAGTAAATGCTACAATACTACTCAGCacaattgtattatttttaagtGGTCATGCTTTATGTTTCATCCTGGACAacaatttatttgttttattttttaatcatttttggcaaaaaaaaaaaattatttttccatgtcactatatatatataaaaaaagtgtgtaatcctgcaattttcacactggccactaggcctaaaatatattaaaggggttatccaatactgcccccccatatgccaggcccctcacagggaatatacttaccccgctccctgcgccactCTTGGTCTTAAATTGCGCACGGGTTTACTTGCACTGCTTGCTGGGATTTTTGTTTATTCATTATCTTGTTGGGCTTTTTTTAATTGAATGATTAAACGTTAAGTATTATAGATAGGGCCACTTTTCCGTTTATTGCCTTTCAAgtgcacttagcagctgaagacatctgtgttggtcccatgttcatatgtgcatgCATGGCtgagaagttttaatatatgcaaataagccttgaGGCGCAACGGGGGCGTAGCCATTATTCTTAGAggctttgctctctctgcaactacagcGCCCTCTGCCCCTTGatttacagggccaggcaggtgTGATGAACtttacactgtctgacctgtcatagtgcagaggatgcagcagttacagagagagctgagcctctaggagtaatgacaacacccctgttgctcctagaggctcatttgcatatattaaaacctcatttttctcagcaatgtggacacatatgaacatgggaccaacacagatgtcttcagccaagtgcacatgtagcgggtcagccagtgtcataggtacaaatctgctgacagatgccctttaatttttAGGTTCCATTGACTTATGTAAGGTATAGCCAGTACTGATGTAGAGATTGTCAGATATATATATGGTACTATGCACTACTAATGTAAGCTAGGCACATATGTTTCTCAAAATATTAGATAtaaatatctatctatacatctgtTTATAT
This portion of the Bufo gargarizans isolate SCDJY-AF-19 chromosome 1, ASM1485885v1, whole genome shotgun sequence genome encodes:
- the LOC122938634 gene encoding pre-mRNA 3'-end-processing factor FIP1-like isoform X1 — protein: MSAGGELVERMVVTSEIGGSNAAAAPSSTTSPTAASTATATTVTAGEGGGDEEEEWLYGEENEAAGPEVDDEEDMSSSHPLPVVEVETTENGVAKADRSSISDWPGSISPHLYRPAHVTETEDDSDSDSDDDDDDVHVTIGDIKTGAPQYGSYGTTPVNLNIKTGGRIYGSSGGKVKGVDLDAPGSINGVPLVDVDLDSFEDKPWRKPGADLSDYFNYGFNEDSWKAYCEKQKRLRMGLEALPVSSSTNKITVQQGRTGNSEKDGVLQTTKPEFTSPSSLFKSGAPPPSRKLSGTIDVIGQTTTITRVEGRRRGANESNIQV
- the LOC122938634 gene encoding pre-mRNA 3'-end-processing factor FIP1-like isoform X2, coding for MSAGGELVERMVVTSEIGGSNAAAAPSSTTSPTAASTATATTVTAGEGGGDEEEEWLYGEENEAAGPEVDDEEDMSSSHPLPVVEVETTENGVAKADRSSISDWPGSISPHLYRPAHVTETEDDSDSDSDDDDDDVHVTIGDIKTGAPQYGSYGTTPVNLNIKTGGRIYGSSGGKVKGVDLDAPGSINGVPLVDVDLDSFEDKPWRKPGADLSDYFNYGFNEDSWKAYCEKQKRLRMGLEALPVSSSTNKITVQQGRTGNSEKDGVLQTTKPEFTSPSSLFKSGAPPPRKLSGTIDVIGQTTTITRVEGRRRGANESNIQV
- the LOC122938634 gene encoding pre-mRNA 3'-end-processing factor FIP1-like isoform X3, whose translation is MSAGGELVERMVVTSEIGGSNAAAAPSSTTSPTAASTATATTVTAGEGGGDEEEEWLYGEENEAAGPEVDDEEDMSSSHPLPVVEVETTENGVAKAVTETEDDSDSDSDDDDDDVHVTIGDIKTGAPQYGSYGTTPVNLNIKTGGRIYGSSGGKVKGVDLDAPGSINGVPLVDVDLDSFEDKPWRKPGADLSDYFNYGFNEDSWKAYCEKQKRLRMGLEALPVSSSTNKITVQQGRTGNSEKDGVLQTTKPEFTSPSSLFKSGAPPPSRKLSGTIDVIGQTTTITRVEGRRRGANESNIQV